In Sulfurovum xiamenensis, the following proteins share a genomic window:
- a CDS encoding NADP-dependent isocitrate dehydrogenase, translating to APGRKVGQPDNKASHFYLAQYWANALANSGDAELEAKFTSVANALNEKEEVIIAELLEVEGKPQDVGGYFHPNDELAAKAMRPSATLNAIIDAI from the coding sequence AGCACCAGGAAGAAAAGTAGGTCAGCCGGATAACAAAGCTTCTCACTTCTACTTGGCACAGTACTGGGCAAATGCATTGGCTAACTCAGGTGATGCAGAATTGGAAGCGAAGTTTACTTCTGTTGCAAATGCACTTAACGAAAAAGAAGAAGTGATCATTGCTGAACTTTTAGAAGTTGAAGGTAAGCCTCAAGATGTTGGTGGATATTTCCACCCGAATGATGAGTTGGCTGCGAAAGCGATGAGACCATCTGCTACACTAAATGCGATTATTGACGCTATCTAA